The proteins below are encoded in one region of Segatella copri:
- a CDS encoding ABC transporter permease: protein MRLDLDTYKEILDTITRNKSRSLLTGFGVFWGVFMLIALMGGGQGLKEMLQNNFTGFATNTAIIWAQNTTKPYKGFNKGRSWQMEEKDLDRLRHQVPELDVITPLLFGGNKSVVFGDKKFSGSTQGVNPDYAQVSAPQMFYGRYINEMDVRQQRKVCVIGKQIYKNLFPGGGDPCGKSVRVDSTYYMVIGVDYRSGNGINFGGRADETITLPQSVLRSAYNRGKAVDIIATTGKPGVVMSSIAQRMRETVARAHSIDPTDEKGIMVFNTEVLFQMLDNLFKGVNFLIWLVGIGTLLAGAIGVSNIMMVTVKERTTEIGIRRAIGATPKMILSQIISESILLTLVAGMSGILFGVAILQMLEVGSTTDGILTAHFQVDFWTAISSAILICILGGLAGLAPAWRAMSIKPVDAMRDE, encoded by the coding sequence ATGCGATTAGATTTAGATACATATAAAGAGATTCTCGACACCATCACGAGGAACAAGAGCCGCAGTCTGCTTACGGGCTTCGGCGTGTTCTGGGGCGTGTTTATGCTCATCGCCCTGATGGGTGGCGGACAGGGACTGAAGGAGATGCTGCAAAACAACTTCACAGGCTTTGCCACCAACACCGCTATCATCTGGGCGCAGAACACCACCAAACCCTACAAGGGATTCAACAAGGGGCGCTCCTGGCAGATGGAAGAGAAAGACCTGGACAGATTGCGCCACCAGGTGCCCGAACTCGATGTCATTACCCCGCTGCTCTTCGGCGGCAACAAGTCGGTAGTGTTTGGCGACAAGAAATTCAGCGGCAGCACCCAGGGCGTGAATCCCGATTACGCCCAGGTTTCTGCGCCACAGATGTTTTACGGCAGATACATCAACGAGATGGATGTGCGCCAGCAGCGCAAGGTTTGCGTCATCGGCAAACAGATTTACAAGAATCTCTTTCCTGGCGGCGGTGATCCGTGCGGCAAGAGCGTAAGAGTAGACTCTACCTATTATATGGTGATAGGCGTAGATTACCGTTCGGGCAACGGCATCAATTTCGGCGGTCGTGCCGATGAAACCATCACCCTGCCCCAATCGGTTTTGCGCAGCGCTTATAACCGGGGTAAGGCAGTAGACATCATCGCCACCACCGGCAAACCGGGCGTAGTAATGAGCAGCATTGCCCAGCGGATGAGAGAAACCGTAGCAAGAGCCCACAGCATAGACCCTACGGACGAAAAGGGCATTATGGTGTTCAATACCGAAGTTCTCTTCCAGATGCTCGACAACCTGTTCAAGGGCGTCAACTTCCTCATCTGGCTGGTAGGCATCGGCACCCTTCTCGCCGGCGCCATCGGAGTTTCCAATATCATGATGGTAACGGTAAAGGAGCGAACCACCGAGATAGGCATCCGCCGAGCCATCGGAGCCACGCCTAAGATGATACTTTCGCAAATCATCTCCGAGAGTATTCTCCTCACCCTGGTAGCCGGCATGAGCGGCATTCTCTTCGGTGTTGCCATCCTGCAGATGCTGGAAGTAGGAAGTACCACGGATGGCATTCTTACCGCCCACTTCCAGGTAGATTTCTGGACGGCCATCTCTTCTGCCATCCTCATCTGCATTCTCGGCGGCCTAGCCGGACTCGCCCCTGCATGGCGAGCCATGAGCATCAAACCGGTGGATGCGATGAGAGACGAATAA